A DNA window from Amycolatopsis sp. DSM 110486 contains the following coding sequences:
- the glnA gene encoding type I glutamate--ammonia ligase, translating into MPTTPDDIQRLIADEKVESIDVRFCDLPGVMQHFTVPAKAFDLEAYEEGLAFDGSSVRGFQSIHESDMLLLPDPETARIDPFRKAKTLSLNFFVHDPFTREAYSRDPRNIARKAEQYIAEYGVADNVYFGPEAEFYIFDSVRFDSAEHASFHEIDSVEGWWNTGTDEPGGNQGYKTKFKGGYFPVPPVDHFADLRDDIVRQLQGSGFEIERAHHEVGTAGQTEINYKFNTLLHAADDLQLFKYIVKNTVFAAGKTATFMPKPLAGDNGSGMHCHQSLWKDGQPLFHDESGYAGLSDTARHYIGGLLKHAPSLLAFTNPTVNSYHRLVPGFEAPVSLVYSQRNRSACVRIPITGNNPKAKRAEFRCPDSSGNPYLAFSAMMMAGLDGIKNKIEPAEPIDKDLYELPPEEAKNVKLVPGDLGTVLDTLEADHDFLLEGGVFTPDVIDTWISYKRENEIDPLRLRPHPYEFSLYYDV; encoded by the coding sequence GTGCCCACTACTCCAGACGACATCCAGCGCCTGATCGCCGACGAGAAGGTGGAGTCCATCGACGTCAGGTTCTGCGACCTGCCGGGCGTGATGCAGCACTTCACGGTGCCCGCGAAGGCCTTCGACCTCGAGGCCTACGAAGAGGGCCTCGCGTTCGACGGCTCGTCCGTGCGCGGCTTCCAGTCGATCCACGAGTCCGACATGCTGCTGCTGCCGGACCCCGAGACCGCGCGCATCGACCCGTTCCGCAAGGCGAAGACGCTCTCGCTGAACTTCTTCGTGCACGACCCGTTCACGCGTGAGGCGTACAGCCGCGACCCGCGCAACATCGCGCGCAAGGCCGAGCAGTACATCGCCGAGTACGGAGTGGCCGACAACGTGTACTTCGGCCCGGAGGCGGAGTTCTACATCTTCGACTCCGTGCGCTTCGACTCGGCCGAGCACGCGTCGTTCCACGAGATCGACTCGGTCGAGGGCTGGTGGAACACCGGCACCGACGAGCCGGGCGGCAACCAGGGCTACAAGACGAAGTTCAAGGGCGGCTACTTCCCCGTCCCGCCGGTCGACCACTTCGCCGACCTGCGTGACGACATCGTCCGCCAGCTGCAGGGCTCCGGCTTCGAGATCGAGCGCGCGCACCACGAGGTGGGCACCGCCGGCCAGACGGAGATCAACTACAAGTTCAACACGCTGCTGCACGCTGCCGACGACCTGCAGCTGTTCAAGTACATCGTGAAGAACACCGTGTTCGCCGCCGGCAAGACCGCGACGTTCATGCCGAAGCCGCTCGCCGGCGACAACGGCTCGGGCATGCACTGCCACCAGTCGCTGTGGAAGGACGGCCAGCCGCTGTTCCACGACGAGTCCGGCTACGCGGGCCTGTCCGACACGGCGCGCCACTACATCGGCGGCCTGCTCAAGCACGCGCCGAGCCTGCTGGCCTTCACGAACCCGACGGTGAACTCGTACCACCGTCTCGTGCCGGGCTTCGAGGCCCCGGTTTCGCTGGTGTACTCGCAGCGCAACCGTTCGGCGTGTGTCCGCATCCCCATCACGGGCAACAACCCGAAGGCCAAGCGCGCCGAGTTCCGCTGCCCGGACTCGTCGGGCAACCCGTACCTGGCCTTCTCCGCGATGATGATGGCCGGCCTCGACGGCATCAAGAACAAGATCGAGCCGGCGGAGCCCATCGACAAGGACCTCTACGAGCTCCCGCCCGAGGAGGCCAAGAACGTCAAGCTCGTCCCCGGCGACCTCGGCACGGTCCTCGACACCCTGGAAGCCGACCACGACTTCCTGCTCGAGGGCGGTGTCTTCACGCCCGACGTGATCGACACCTGGATCTCCTACAAGCGCGAGAACGAAATCGACCCGCTGCGGCTGCGTCCGCACCCGTACGAGTTCTCGCTCTACTACGACGTGTGA
- a CDS encoding RDD family protein: protein MARWTGEWLPGTGSGPGSENRTASKWPGETFGLPESGVGSVAGFGPRLLALVIDLVLAGLITTLFVRYDLQDVAAMQTFNWWAGVVWAVITTVPAMFFGFTPGMGAVGVRVARLDGASMVGPWRAVVRMVLTVVIVPALVRNIDGRSWLDRVTGTVVIRMR, encoded by the coding sequence GTGGCGAGATGGACTGGCGAATGGCTCCCCGGGACCGGCAGCGGTCCGGGGTCGGAAAACCGAACCGCGTCGAAATGGCCCGGTGAAACGTTCGGTCTGCCCGAATCCGGCGTCGGCTCCGTCGCCGGCTTCGGTCCGCGCCTGCTGGCCCTGGTCATCGACCTGGTGCTCGCGGGCCTGATCACCACGCTGTTCGTGCGATACGACCTGCAGGACGTCGCCGCGATGCAGACGTTCAACTGGTGGGCCGGCGTCGTCTGGGCCGTCATCACGACCGTGCCGGCGATGTTCTTCGGCTTCACGCCGGGCATGGGCGCCGTGGGCGTGCGAGTCGCGCGCCTCGACGGCGCCTCGATGGTCGGCCCCTGGCGCGCGGTGGTGCGGATGGTGCTGACGGTCGTGATCGTGCCCGCCCTCGTCCGCAACATCGACGGCCGCAGCTGGCTCGACCGCGTGACCGGCACCGTCGTGATCCGGATGCGCTGA
- a CDS encoding xanthine dehydrogenase family protein subunit M translates to MRPFELTAPTTVEDALDASGTFLAGGTTLVDLMKLDVLTPQRVLDINDLPLRGIDTTDGLRFGALERMGDIAAHPGVYPAISRALLLSASQQLRNMASIGGNLMQRTRCSYFRDVTMPCNRRDPGSGCSALAGVNRMHAILGTSDSCVATHASDVAVALVALDAEVELTGKTGKRTVKLTDFYRTPGETPDVENDLRPGELITEVRVPRLDWAESSTYVKVRDRQSYEFALASAAVALDVRDGVIADARVAVGGVATVPWRLTAVEEALRGKPVTQESFEQAASLAAEGARPLAFNSFKVSLVKRTVVRALLELTEGSRR, encoded by the coding sequence ATGCGACCGTTTGAGCTGACCGCGCCCACCACCGTCGAAGACGCGCTCGACGCGTCCGGAACCTTCCTCGCCGGCGGCACTACGCTCGTCGACCTGATGAAGCTCGACGTCCTCACTCCGCAGCGGGTGCTGGACATCAACGACCTCCCGCTGCGCGGCATCGACACCACCGACGGCCTGCGTTTCGGGGCCCTGGAACGGATGGGCGACATCGCCGCGCACCCCGGCGTGTACCCGGCGATCTCGCGCGCGCTCCTGCTGAGCGCTTCGCAGCAGCTGCGGAACATGGCCAGCATCGGCGGCAACCTGATGCAGCGTACGCGGTGCTCGTACTTCCGCGACGTCACCATGCCGTGCAACCGGCGCGACCCGGGCAGCGGCTGCTCCGCGCTGGCGGGCGTCAACCGCATGCACGCGATCCTCGGCACCAGCGACTCCTGCGTGGCGACACACGCCAGCGACGTCGCGGTGGCGCTCGTCGCGCTGGACGCCGAGGTGGAACTCACCGGCAAGACCGGCAAGCGCACGGTGAAGCTCACCGATTTCTACCGCACACCAGGCGAAACGCCGGACGTCGAGAACGACCTGCGCCCCGGCGAGCTGATCACCGAGGTGCGCGTGCCGCGGCTGGACTGGGCGGAGAGCTCCACCTACGTCAAGGTTCGCGACCGCCAGTCGTACGAGTTCGCGCTCGCGTCGGCCGCGGTTGCGCTGGACGTGCGCGACGGCGTGATCGCCGACGCACGGGTGGCCGTCGGCGGGGTGGCGACCGTGCCGTGGCGGCTCACGGCGGTGGAGGAAGCGTTGCGGGGCAAGCCTGTCACGCAGGAATCGTTCGAGCAGGCAGCTTCTCTGGCCGCGGAAGGCGCGCGGCCGCTGGCGTTCAACTCGTTCAAGGTGTCCCTGGTGAAGCGCACCGTCGTGCGCGCGCTGCTGGAGCTGACCGAAGGGAGCCGTCGATGA
- a CDS encoding ATP-dependent DNA helicase UvrD2 produces MASASSPKSRQGLLDGLDPEQRAAASAPRGPVCVLAGAGTGKTRTITHRIAHLVGAGHVSAAQVLAVTFTTRAAGEMRTRLRGLGVDAAQALTFHAAARRQLRYFWPRVVGDRPWDLVDNKFRLVAQAAQRARLSTETEVLRDLASEIEWSKASLVSPDDYPAVAARTQRDTPAPVAQVAQVYRLYEEIKTSAQVLDFDDLLLHTTAVLEEHEAVAVEFRDRYRCFVVDEYQDVTPLQQRLLDAWLGGRDDLTVVGDANQTIYSFGGASPRPLLEFTRRFPEATVVRLERDYRSTPEVVGLANRVIGAARGRPAGSRLKLVGQRPPGPEPRFAEYEDESAEAAAVARRMRELLDGGVSASEIAVLFRVNAQSEAYEQALSESGIPYLVRGGERFFSRAEVRQAMSALRVASADPTSLDLVTAVRSVLARVGLTEQPPAGGAAKERWDALLALVELAEELAASVADADLPRLVAELEQRAAAQHPPTVEGVTLASLHAAKGLEWDAVFLVGLSEGTMPILHAGDDEAAIEEERRLFYVGVTRAREHLSLSWSLSRTPGGRRNRRRSRFLYGLIPEDHPAARVARSQQTSSAPGSKAARCRLCGGPLLQTIEVKLGRCSKCPSTVDEGLLEKLKTWRGERSRELKVPAFVVFTDATLMAIAEQRPTDDGALVSISGIGATKLERFGAEVLDVVRASMRS; encoded by the coding sequence GTGGCAAGCGCATCGTCTCCGAAGAGTCGCCAGGGCCTGCTCGACGGGCTGGATCCCGAGCAACGAGCCGCCGCCTCGGCGCCGCGCGGGCCCGTCTGTGTTCTCGCCGGCGCCGGCACGGGCAAGACGCGCACGATCACGCACCGCATCGCGCACCTGGTCGGCGCAGGTCACGTCTCCGCCGCACAAGTACTCGCCGTCACCTTCACCACGCGCGCGGCGGGCGAGATGCGCACGCGGCTGCGCGGACTCGGCGTCGACGCCGCGCAGGCGCTCACCTTCCACGCCGCCGCGCGCCGGCAGCTGCGGTACTTCTGGCCGCGCGTGGTCGGCGACCGGCCGTGGGACCTCGTCGACAACAAGTTCCGGCTCGTGGCGCAGGCCGCCCAGCGCGCGCGGCTGAGCACGGAGACGGAGGTGCTGCGCGACCTCGCGAGCGAGATCGAGTGGAGCAAGGCCTCGCTCGTCTCGCCCGACGACTACCCAGCCGTCGCCGCGCGCACGCAGCGCGACACCCCGGCGCCGGTGGCGCAGGTCGCGCAGGTCTACCGGCTGTACGAGGAGATCAAGACCTCCGCGCAGGTCCTCGACTTCGACGACCTGCTCCTGCACACCACCGCCGTGCTCGAAGAACACGAAGCCGTCGCCGTCGAGTTCCGCGATCGCTACCGCTGCTTCGTGGTCGACGAGTACCAGGACGTCACGCCGTTGCAGCAGCGTCTGCTCGACGCGTGGCTCGGCGGCCGCGACGACCTCACCGTCGTCGGCGACGCCAACCAGACCATCTACTCCTTCGGCGGCGCCTCGCCGCGGCCGCTGCTGGAGTTCACGCGGCGTTTCCCCGAGGCCACCGTCGTGCGGCTCGAGCGCGACTACCGGTCGACGCCCGAGGTCGTCGGGCTGGCGAACCGGGTGATCGGCGCTGCGCGCGGGCGTCCGGCGGGGTCGCGGCTGAAGCTCGTCGGCCAGCGGCCGCCGGGGCCCGAGCCGCGGTTCGCCGAGTACGAGGACGAGTCGGCCGAAGCGGCGGCGGTCGCGCGGCGCATGCGCGAGCTGCTCGACGGGGGAGTGTCGGCCAGCGAGATCGCCGTGCTGTTCCGCGTGAACGCGCAGTCGGAGGCCTACGAGCAGGCGCTGTCCGAGTCCGGCATCCCGTATCTCGTGCGCGGCGGCGAGCGGTTCTTCTCACGCGCCGAGGTGCGGCAGGCGATGTCGGCGCTGCGAGTGGCGTCGGCCGATCCGACGTCGCTCGACCTGGTGACGGCGGTGCGGTCGGTGCTCGCGCGCGTCGGCCTCACCGAGCAGCCGCCCGCCGGCGGTGCGGCGAAGGAGCGTTGGGACGCGCTGCTCGCGCTGGTGGAGCTGGCCGAGGAGCTGGCGGCGAGCGTCGCGGACGCCGACCTGCCGCGGCTCGTCGCGGAGCTGGAGCAGCGCGCGGCGGCGCAGCACCCGCCGACGGTCGAGGGCGTCACGCTGGCGTCGCTGCACGCGGCGAAGGGCCTGGAGTGGGATGCGGTGTTCCTCGTCGGCCTGTCCGAGGGCACGATGCCGATCCTCCACGCGGGCGACGACGAAGCCGCGATCGAGGAGGAGAGGCGGCTGTTCTACGTCGGCGTCACCCGGGCGCGGGAACACCTGTCACTCTCGTGGTCGCTGTCGCGTACGCCGGGTGGCCGGCGCAACCGTCGCCGCAGCCGCTTCCTCTACGGGCTGATCCCGGAAGACCACCCAGCCGCCCGCGTCGCGCGGTCGCAGCAGACGTCGTCGGCGCCGGGTTCGAAGGCGGCGCGCTGCCGACTCTGCGGCGGGCCGCTGCTGCAGACGATCGAGGTGAAGCTGGGGCGGTGCTCGAAGTGCCCGTCCACAGTGGATGAAGGGCTGCTGGAGAAGCTGAAGACGTGGCGCGGCGAGCGTTCGCGGGAGCTGAAAGTGCCGGCGTTCGTGGTGTTCACCGACGCGACACTCATGGCCATCGCCGAACAGCGACCGACCGACGACGGAGCGCTCGTGTCGATCTCCGGCATCGGCGCGACGAAGCTCGAACGCTTCGGCGCGGAGGTGCTCGACGTGGTTCGCGCCTCGATGCGGTCTTGA
- a CDS encoding WhiB family transcriptional regulator yields MSSAIAFAEGFDLGIGDLLDGVAAPELDLPCRSRDADLWFAESPAELERAKALCADCPVREACLAGALARREPWGVWGGEIFERGAVIARKRPRGRPRKNAALEPAAAARSAAA; encoded by the coding sequence ATGTCGTCCGCCATCGCCTTCGCCGAGGGTTTCGACCTCGGTATCGGCGACCTGCTCGACGGGGTCGCCGCCCCCGAGCTCGACCTGCCCTGCCGTTCCCGCGACGCCGACCTCTGGTTCGCCGAGTCTCCCGCCGAGCTCGAGCGCGCCAAGGCCCTGTGCGCCGACTGCCCCGTCCGCGAGGCCTGCCTTGCGGGTGCCCTCGCCCGGCGCGAGCCTTGGGGCGTCTGGGGTGGCGAGATCTTCGAGCGCGGTGCCGTCATCGCGCGCAAGCGGCCCCGTGGCCGCCCGCGCAAGAACGCCGCCCTCGAGCCCGCCGCCGCAGCCCGGAGCGCCGCCGCATGA
- a CDS encoding AarF/ABC1/UbiB kinase family protein, producing the protein MTDSADRESAMPRRGAARTAKLASIPLGIAGRAVGGWGKRLAGQSAEQVSATLSAKAAEQLFEVLGTLKGGAMKFGQALSVFEAAVPDDMAKPYREALTKLQSAAPPMSAQQTRRVLAQQLGRSWEGRFKHFDDVPAASASIGQVHRATWHDGREVAVKVQYPGADEALRSDLRQLQRFSRLFQAFVPGTDVKPLMAELADRMDEELDYLNEADNQRAFVKAFEGDPAFLIPRVVASAPKVVVTEWATGTPLAKVIAGGDQETRNLAGRLLMEFHYSSPARAHLLHSDPHPGNFMVTDDGRLCVLDFGGVAKLPNGIPRHLGEMTRLALDGESDDLMRLLRENRFVRTDSDLAADEVLAYLAPFTEPLATPTFHFTRRWMQRQAGRVGDTRGSDFRVGRSLNLPPEYLMIHRVTAGSTGILCQLDAEVPARGIVERWQPGFAR; encoded by the coding sequence GTGACCGACTCCGCAGACCGCGAATCCGCAATGCCGCGCCGAGGTGCGGCGCGCACCGCGAAACTCGCCAGCATTCCCCTCGGGATAGCCGGCCGAGCCGTCGGCGGATGGGGTAAGCGCCTCGCGGGCCAGAGCGCGGAACAGGTGAGCGCGACGCTGTCGGCGAAGGCCGCGGAGCAGCTGTTCGAGGTGCTGGGCACGCTCAAGGGCGGCGCGATGAAGTTCGGCCAGGCCCTGAGCGTCTTCGAGGCCGCAGTGCCTGACGACATGGCCAAGCCGTACCGCGAAGCGCTGACCAAGCTGCAGTCCGCCGCGCCGCCGATGTCGGCGCAGCAGACTCGCCGGGTGCTGGCCCAGCAGCTCGGCCGTTCGTGGGAAGGCCGGTTCAAGCACTTCGACGACGTCCCGGCGGCGTCGGCCAGCATCGGCCAGGTCCACCGCGCCACCTGGCACGACGGGCGCGAGGTCGCCGTGAAGGTCCAGTACCCGGGGGCCGACGAGGCGCTGCGCAGCGACCTGCGGCAGCTGCAGCGGTTCAGCAGGCTGTTCCAGGCGTTCGTGCCCGGCACCGACGTGAAACCGCTGATGGCGGAGCTCGCCGACCGCATGGACGAGGAGCTCGACTACCTCAACGAGGCCGACAACCAGCGCGCGTTCGTGAAGGCGTTCGAGGGCGATCCCGCGTTCCTCATCCCACGCGTGGTGGCGAGCGCGCCGAAGGTCGTGGTGACCGAGTGGGCCACGGGGACGCCGTTGGCCAAGGTCATCGCGGGCGGCGACCAGGAGACGCGCAATCTCGCGGGCCGGCTGCTGATGGAGTTCCACTACTCGTCGCCGGCGCGGGCGCACCTGCTGCACTCCGACCCGCACCCCGGCAACTTCATGGTCACCGACGACGGCCGCCTGTGCGTGCTCGACTTCGGCGGCGTCGCGAAGCTGCCCAACGGCATTCCGCGCCACCTCGGCGAGATGACGCGCCTGGCCCTCGACGGCGAGTCCGACGACCTCATGCGGCTCCTGCGCGAGAACCGTTTCGTCCGCACCGACTCCGACCTCGCCGCCGACGAGGTGCTGGCGTACCTCGCGCCGTTCACGGAACCGCTGGCCACGCCGACGTTCCACTTCACGCGCCGCTGGATGCAACGCCAGGCCGGCCGCGTCGGCGACACCCGCGGCAGCGACTTCCGCGTCGGCCGGTCGCTGAACCTGCCGCCGGAGTACCTGATGATCCACCGCGTCACGGCGGGGTCCACGGGCATCCTCTGCCAGCTCGACGCGGAGGTCCCCGCGCGCGGCATCGTGGAACGCTGGCAGCCCGGTTTCGCTCGCTGA
- a CDS encoding DUF4191 domain-containing protein: MAGKQDKEAAKLAKQEKRAAGKARRGQLFEAFKMQRREDPMLIPWMAGSIVVVAGVLFGVGFIFNVQWALLPLGIVLGVLLAVIIFGRRVQKTVYTKADGQPGAGAWALENMRGSWRVTPTVAATTQLDAVHRVLGAPGVILVAEGAPHRVKALLSQEKKRVSRLIGDTPIYDYTIGNSENEIPLKKLQSTLMKLPRNLKPPQVDALEAKLAALGNRGAAMPKGPMPAGAKMRNVQRTIRRR, from the coding sequence ATGGCGGGAAAGCAGGACAAGGAAGCGGCCAAGCTGGCCAAGCAGGAGAAGCGCGCGGCCGGCAAGGCGCGGCGCGGGCAGCTCTTCGAGGCGTTCAAGATGCAACGCCGCGAAGACCCGATGCTGATTCCTTGGATGGCCGGCTCGATCGTGGTCGTCGCGGGCGTCCTGTTCGGTGTCGGGTTCATCTTCAACGTGCAGTGGGCGCTGCTCCCGCTGGGCATCGTGCTGGGCGTGCTGCTCGCGGTGATCATCTTCGGCCGCCGCGTGCAGAAGACCGTGTACACGAAGGCCGACGGCCAGCCCGGCGCCGGTGCGTGGGCGCTGGAGAACATGCGCGGCAGCTGGCGCGTGACGCCGACCGTCGCCGCGACCACGCAGCTTGACGCCGTGCACCGCGTGCTCGGCGCGCCCGGCGTGATCCTCGTGGCCGAGGGCGCGCCGCACCGCGTGAAGGCGCTGCTCTCGCAGGAGAAGAAGCGCGTGTCGCGCCTGATCGGCGACACCCCGATCTACGACTACACCATCGGCAACAGCGAGAACGAGATCCCGCTCAAGAAGCTGCAGAGCACGCTGATGAAGCTGCCGCGCAACCTCAAGCCGCCGCAGGTCGACGCACTCGAGGCCAAGCTCGCGGCGCTCGGCAACCGCGGCGCGGCCATGCCGAAGGGCCCGATGCCCGCCGGCGCGAAGATGCGCAACGTGCAGCGGACGATCCGCCGTCGCTGA
- a CDS encoding xanthine dehydrogenase family protein molybdopterin-binding subunit, with product MTDRLDAPLKVTGRAKYAMDHNFPGMAYGYVVVSTVAHGQVESMDSDAAKEAPGVLAVYTPFDRLDLRTPPVSPIMGETWVPLRNTDVDYYGQPIGFVVAESFEQARDAAMLVDVTYDEKPALVSFDEGLASAEDAPESRGNPPQIEVLADDVESIEDVFAAAPFVVDHAYRTATQNHAAMEPHSAVAVWGDGELTVYTGNQGSNLIAMELAGALALDVSAVHVINPYVGGAFGGKGRTSTPAFLAAAAAKELGRPVKAALTREQVFTATATRAATLQKVTIGADADGTILGLRHDSWSSTAMDRSFVEPTSHGTSREWYATKNLSISQKMVPLNIPPTTFMRAPGEAPGSFALESAMDELAVALGMDPIELRMRNSSLAPPGKDLQWSSKHLDECFAVGAREFGWSPRPQGRVDGDWLVGVGMATAMFPALRFPATVGITLHADGTAEVATSGADPGTGLLNVMSSVGAESLDLVPSRITPRLGDSKLPPGGMSGGSTATASVGTAIMLAASEVLDALLALASAPGAPFAGQEVTYADGHIHGDTDTMPFGSLLRAVGQDSLSATGSSAPGEELTKHSFSSFGAQFCEVRVHRLTGEARVSRLLGVFDGGRIINDKLARSQIKGGMIWGVSAALHEALELDTWGRFATGDFASYLLPVNADIPDIDVHFVQYPDTFHNAVGARGIGEIATVGVAAAIANAIYNATGVRVRHIPIMVEDLLVD from the coding sequence ATGACCGACAGGCTCGACGCGCCGTTGAAGGTCACCGGGCGCGCGAAGTACGCGATGGACCACAACTTCCCGGGCATGGCCTACGGCTACGTCGTGGTCAGCACCGTGGCCCACGGCCAGGTCGAGAGCATGGACTCCGATGCGGCGAAGGAAGCACCGGGCGTCCTCGCCGTCTACACGCCGTTCGACCGGCTGGACCTGCGCACGCCGCCGGTGTCGCCGATCATGGGCGAGACCTGGGTGCCACTGCGCAACACCGACGTCGACTACTACGGGCAGCCGATCGGGTTCGTCGTCGCGGAGTCGTTCGAGCAGGCGCGCGACGCGGCGATGCTGGTGGACGTCACGTACGACGAGAAGCCGGCGCTGGTTTCGTTCGACGAAGGGCTCGCCTCGGCCGAGGACGCGCCGGAGTCGCGCGGGAACCCGCCGCAGATCGAGGTGCTGGCCGACGACGTCGAGTCCATTGAGGACGTATTCGCCGCCGCGCCGTTCGTGGTGGACCACGCTTATCGCACGGCCACGCAGAACCACGCCGCGATGGAGCCGCACTCGGCCGTCGCGGTGTGGGGCGACGGCGAGCTCACGGTCTACACCGGCAACCAGGGCAGCAACCTCATCGCCATGGAGCTCGCCGGCGCGCTCGCCCTCGACGTCTCGGCCGTGCACGTCATCAACCCCTACGTTGGCGGCGCGTTCGGCGGCAAGGGGCGCACGTCCACGCCCGCGTTCCTCGCGGCCGCGGCGGCGAAGGAGCTGGGCCGGCCGGTGAAGGCGGCGCTGACGCGCGAGCAGGTCTTCACGGCGACGGCCACGCGAGCCGCGACGCTGCAGAAGGTCACCATCGGCGCCGACGCCGACGGCACGATCCTCGGCCTGCGCCACGACTCGTGGTCGAGCACGGCGATGGACCGGTCGTTCGTGGAGCCGACGTCGCACGGCACCTCGCGCGAGTGGTACGCCACGAAGAACCTGTCCATCAGCCAGAAGATGGTGCCGCTCAACATCCCGCCGACCACGTTCATGCGCGCGCCGGGCGAGGCGCCGGGCTCGTTCGCGCTGGAGAGCGCGATGGACGAGCTGGCCGTGGCGCTGGGCATGGACCCGATCGAGCTGCGCATGCGCAACAGCTCGCTCGCCCCGCCCGGCAAGGACCTGCAGTGGTCGAGCAAGCACCTCGACGAGTGCTTCGCCGTCGGCGCGCGCGAGTTCGGCTGGTCTCCGCGGCCGCAGGGCCGCGTCGACGGCGACTGGCTGGTCGGCGTCGGCATGGCGACGGCGATGTTCCCCGCCCTGCGCTTCCCCGCGACGGTCGGCATCACCCTCCACGCGGACGGCACCGCCGAGGTCGCCACCAGCGGCGCCGACCCGGGAACGGGCCTGCTGAACGTGATGTCGTCGGTCGGCGCGGAATCGCTGGACCTCGTGCCGTCCCGGATCACCCCTCGGCTGGGCGACTCCAAGCTCCCCCCGGGCGGCATGTCCGGCGGCTCCACGGCGACGGCCAGCGTCGGCACCGCGATCATGCTCGCGGCGAGCGAGGTCCTCGACGCGCTGCTGGCTCTGGCTTCCGCGCCGGGCGCCCCGTTCGCGGGCCAAGAGGTGACCTACGCCGACGGCCACATCCACGGCGACACCGACACCATGCCCTTCGGCTCACTGCTCCGCGCCGTCGGCCAGGATTCCTTGTCCGCCACGGGTTCCTCGGCGCCGGGCGAGGAGCTGACCAAACACTCGTTCAGCTCGTTCGGCGCCCAGTTCTGCGAGGTCCGCGTCCACCGCCTCACCGGCGAGGCCCGCGTCTCGCGCCTCCTGGGCGTCTTCGACGGCGGCCGCATCATCAACGACAAGCTCGCCCGCAGCCAAATCAAGGGCGGCATGATCTGGGGCGTCTCCGCGGCGCTGCACGAGGCTCTCGAGCTGGACACCTGGGGCCGCTTCGCCACGGGCGACTTCGCGAGCTACCTCCTGCCGGTCAACGCCGATATCCCCGACATCGACGTCCACTTCGTCCAGTACCCCGACACCTTTCACAACGCCGTCGGCGCCCGCGGCATCGGCGAAATCGCCACCGTCGGCGTCGCCGCCGCCATCGCCAACGCCATCTACAACGCGACCGGCGTGCGCGTCCGCCACATCCCGATCATGGTGGAGGACCTGCTGGTCGACTGA
- a CDS encoding class I SAM-dependent methyltransferase, whose amino-acid sequence MSAHTHDHIDWADRLTQLRTADALDANALSAIARRLVAALPPTPTIVDLGCGAGGMSTHFARALATHGGGTLVLVDATPELLAEAEKSVRAAVDTASNAAGAVDAQTAPDDVVGTGSAGSQPVWGDRADGGSTNAASGSVEIRAVRGDLADAGLPGALPAADLVWASRVVHHLPDQQEAVATVAAVAKAGGLVALAEGGLDFRCLPWDLGVGRPGLEDRLLAAQAEWFIGMREGIEGAVAMPYGWSVALERAGLTDVDSFGALVHHPAPGPAMLADYVVHRVARIFEFGGEYLTPDDRETLTSLLDPNSPHRLAARRDLYLTGAKTVHCGRRP is encoded by the coding sequence GTGTCCGCTCATACGCACGACCACATCGACTGGGCCGACCGGCTGACTCAGCTCCGCACGGCCGACGCCCTCGACGCCAACGCCCTTTCGGCCATCGCCCGGCGACTGGTCGCCGCCCTGCCCCCGACCCCGACGATCGTCGACCTGGGTTGCGGCGCGGGCGGCATGAGTACCCACTTCGCCCGCGCCCTGGCCACCCACGGCGGCGGCACCCTCGTCCTCGTCGACGCGACGCCGGAGCTGCTCGCCGAAGCCGAGAAGTCGGTCCGGGCAGCCGTCGACACCGCCTCGAACGCTGCCGGCGCGGTCGATGCGCAGACCGCGCCCGACGACGTTGTGGGCACCGGTTCGGCCGGAAGCCAGCCGGTGTGGGGCGACCGCGCGGACGGTGGTTCGACCAATGCGGCCTCCGGTTCCGTCGAGATTCGGGCGGTGCGGGGTGATCTTGCGGACGCCGGGCTGCCGGGGGCGTTGCCGGCGGCGGATTTGGTGTGGGCGTCGCGCGTGGTGCACCACTTGCCGGACCAGCAGGAGGCCGTGGCGACGGTCGCGGCGGTCGCGAAGGCGGGCGGGCTGGTCGCGCTCGCCGAGGGCGGGCTCGATTTCCGTTGCCTGCCTTGGGACCTGGGCGTCGGCAGGCCCGGGCTCGAGGACCGGCTGCTCGCCGCGCAGGCCGAGTGGTTCATCGGCATGCGCGAGGGGATCGAGGGTGCCGTCGCGATGCCCTACGGCTGGTCCGTCGCGCTGGAGCGCGCCGGGCTCACCGACGTCGACTCCTTCGGCGCGCTCGTGCACCACCCCGCTCCAGGCCCCGCCATGCTCGCGGACTACGTCGTCCACCGCGTCGCCCGCATCTTCGAGTTCGGCGGCGAGTACCTCACCCCGGACGACCGCGAAACCCTCACCTCCCTCCTCGACCCGAACAGCCCCCACCGCCTCGCCGCCCGCCGCGACCTCTACCTCACCGGTGCGAAAACCGTCCACTGTGGACGCCGCCCGTGA